Proteins encoded by one window of Candidatus Aramenus sp. CH1:
- a CDS encoding 50S ribosomal protein L44e — translation MKVPKVIKTYCPRCKTHTEHSVSLYKSGKRRSLSEGQRRYERKNLGYGSKRKPEQKRFAKVTKKQTLMLKCQKCGYTIMKHGIRVKKLELVEVIK, via the coding sequence ATGAAAGTCCCCAAAGTCATCAAGACGTACTGCCCTAGGTGTAAGACCCACACAGAGCACAGCGTCTCCCTCTACAAGTCAGGGAAGAGGAGGAGCCTCTCCGAGGGACAGAGGAGGTACGAAAGAAAGAACCTTGGTTACGGTAGCAAGAGGAAGCCGGAGCAAAAGAGGTTTGCCAAGGTCACCAAGAAGCAGACGCTCATGCTCAAGTGCCAGAAGTGCGGATACACCATAATGAAGCATGGAATTAGAGTCAAGAAGCTGGAGCTCGTTGAGGTGATCAAATGA
- a CDS encoding 30S ribosomal protein S27e, which translates to MRKLRILIPEPRTKFIRVKCPNCGNEQVIFSHATFPVRCLSCATQLVYPTGGKAKIVGEVIREMG; encoded by the coding sequence ATGAGGAAGCTGAGGATACTCATTCCAGAACCAAGGACCAAGTTCATAAGGGTGAAGTGCCCAAACTGCGGAAACGAGCAAGTTATCTTCAGCCACGCCACTTTTCCGGTGAGGTGCCTCTCCTGTGCAACACAGCTCGTTTACCCGACAGGGGGCAAAGCAAAAATAGTCGGCGAAGTTATTAGAGAAATGGGCTAA